The following are from one region of the Candidatus Poribacteria bacterium genome:
- the prcB gene encoding proteasome subunit beta, giving the protein MLDLTDYGISNFFQILKRRHPELLAALHSSNVTSNSTVTESAFQQYEGTTVLAVVYDTGVVMAGDRQATEGYQVGERRIQKVYPVDRYSAIAVAGAAGPCIEMAKLFQVEVEFYEKTEGMALSLEGQANFLSHLVRSNLGLAMQGLIVLPLFAGYDLRQQRGRIFKYDAVGGRYEEDDYHAIGSGGKDARATLKKRYSPGITHQNALEIVAEALWDAADEDIATGGPDLIRKIFPTLYTVTQEGVSEVPEATVEELYRELISRL; this is encoded by the coding sequence GTGCTTGACCTCACTGATTACGGCATCTCCAACTTCTTTCAGATTCTCAAGCGTCGCCATCCTGAATTATTAGCGGCGCTTCATTCGTCTAATGTTACCTCAAATTCTACTGTAACAGAATCAGCGTTCCAGCAATATGAAGGGACGACTGTCCTTGCTGTCGTCTACGATACGGGTGTCGTTATGGCTGGAGACCGACAGGCAACAGAGGGTTATCAGGTCGGTGAACGGCGAATTCAAAAAGTCTATCCGGTTGATCGGTACTCCGCAATTGCTGTTGCTGGTGCTGCGGGTCCCTGCATTGAGATGGCGAAGCTTTTTCAGGTTGAAGTTGAATTTTATGAAAAAACTGAGGGGATGGCGCTCAGCTTGGAAGGACAGGCGAACTTCCTTTCTCACTTGGTGCGTTCTAACCTTGGACTCGCTATGCAGGGATTAATCGTCTTGCCACTCTTTGCGGGTTATGATTTAAGGCAGCAACGCGGTAGAATTTTCAAATATGATGCTGTCGGCGGTCGCTATGAGGAAGACGACTATCACGCTATTGGCTCTGGCGGTAAAGATGCCCGCGCAACGCTAAAAAAACGGTATAGCCCTGGAATCACCCATCAGAATGCACTCGAAATCGTCGCGGAGGCACTTTGGGACGCTGCTGATGAGGATATCGCAACCGGGGGGCCCGATCTCATCCGGAAAATCTTCCCAACACTTTATACTGTTACGCAAGAGGGGGTCTCCGAGGTGCCAGAGGCAACCGTTGAAGAACTCTATCGGGAGTTAATATCGCGCTTGTAG
- the prcA gene encoding proteasome subunit alpha — translation MSTPYYVSPEQIRQDKEDFVRRGIAQAKEVVVLEYREGLLMVAENPRKTIYKISEIYDRIALAAAGRIAEYEALRVAGIRESEIKGFRYYREDVTAKWLTNLYSQHMGAIAQAWDAKPLEIELLVCEVGMTGAETAPGLQRNQIYHIAFDGIYSEEEKYAVIGGRATPITEMLAQRYTDGLEMSAALRLVTETFQNIEADTDTEDDYEITPQTIEVACLEQTAERRRFRRLSTEEVTNLLS, via the coding sequence ATGTCCACACCGTATTATGTTTCACCTGAACAAATTCGTCAAGATAAAGAAGATTTTGTCCGTCGCGGCATTGCACAGGCAAAAGAGGTTGTCGTCTTGGAGTACCGAGAGGGACTTCTGATGGTCGCTGAGAATCCGCGGAAAACTATCTATAAGATTTCTGAAATTTATGATCGGATCGCACTCGCAGCCGCTGGCAGGATTGCTGAATATGAAGCACTACGCGTCGCCGGTATCCGAGAATCTGAAATTAAAGGCTTTCGCTACTACCGAGAGGATGTCACCGCAAAGTGGTTAACGAATCTCTATTCGCAACACATGGGCGCAATCGCACAAGCATGGGATGCTAAACCTCTTGAAATTGAACTCCTTGTGTGTGAAGTTGGGATGACTGGTGCTGAAACCGCACCCGGGCTGCAGCGTAACCAGATTTATCATATTGCCTTTGACGGTATCTATTCGGAGGAGGAAAAGTATGCCGTTATTGGCGGGCGGGCCACGCCGATAACAGAGATGCTTGCGCAGCGTTATACAGATGGATTGGAGATGTCCGCAGCACTCCGCCTCGTAACGGAGACCTTTCAGAATATTGAAGCCGATACGGATACTGAGGATGACTATGAAATCACACCGCAGACAATAGAGGTAGCATGTCTTGAGCAAACTGCGGAACGTCGGAGGTTTCGACGACTTTCTACTGAAGAGGTTACCAACCTCTTGTCTTGA
- a CDS encoding proteasome accessory factor PafA2 family protein, with translation MNRRIYGLETEFGIIWTPDVPRRKTLTVQNVVMYLFREIVAGRMYPDVFLENGARFYQDIGCHPEYATPECDDVAELVAHDKAGERIITRLASTAEKRMHNDGFHGKISIFKNNLDTPGNTYGCHENYLMERHVDFRQLAAQLIPFFVTRQVFAGAGKIKPKHRGYYAISQRAEHIREEISIGTTTARGIINTRDEPHADREKYRRLHVIVGDSNMSEFSTFLKVGTTGIILRMIEDNFIEQRFALRDPVKAIRDISDDITCKHLIELQNGKRLSAVQLQWQYLECAKRYLEQAESDSTTSQIMARWEYVLTCLESDPMQLDRELDWVIKWKWLQAYLTRHGFDWDAPQVKHLDLKYHNVRRNESLYYTLEKRDEIERIVRDEQIQHAEHFPPERTRAKFRGKFIKKVNEGKVLCGVNWSYIQLYEPYQILYLSTDPFKPEFDEASRTIYSI, from the coding sequence ATGAATCGTAGAATTTACGGATTAGAAACTGAATTCGGAATTATCTGGACCCCTGATGTCCCACGTAGAAAGACGCTCACTGTCCAGAACGTCGTGATGTACCTCTTCCGCGAAATCGTTGCAGGGAGGATGTATCCAGATGTCTTTCTCGAAAATGGGGCGAGATTTTATCAAGATATAGGGTGCCATCCAGAATATGCGACCCCAGAGTGCGATGATGTCGCTGAACTCGTCGCCCACGATAAGGCTGGCGAACGTATCATTACCCGTCTGGCGAGTACAGCGGAAAAACGTATGCACAATGACGGGTTCCATGGAAAGATCTCTATTTTTAAAAACAATTTGGATACCCCAGGCAATACCTATGGATGCCACGAAAACTATTTGATGGAACGTCATGTTGACTTCCGGCAATTAGCGGCGCAGTTGATCCCGTTCTTTGTAACACGACAGGTCTTCGCGGGCGCAGGAAAAATTAAGCCTAAGCATCGCGGCTATTACGCAATCTCGCAACGTGCCGAGCACATCCGAGAAGAAATCTCTATCGGAACAACGACAGCGCGCGGGATTATCAATACACGCGATGAACCGCACGCCGATCGTGAGAAGTATAGACGCTTACATGTTATCGTCGGGGATTCCAACATGTCCGAATTTTCGACGTTTTTGAAGGTCGGGACGACGGGCATTATCCTACGTATGATTGAAGACAATTTCATTGAGCAACGCTTCGCACTCCGAGACCCCGTCAAAGCCATACGCGATATTTCTGACGATATTACCTGCAAACACCTCATTGAACTTCAAAACGGCAAACGACTCTCCGCCGTTCAACTGCAATGGCAATACTTGGAATGCGCGAAACGCTACCTTGAGCAAGCCGAATCCGATTCGACAACGTCACAAATTATGGCACGATGGGAATATGTCCTCACTTGTTTAGAGAGTGATCCGATGCAGTTAGACCGCGAATTGGATTGGGTCATTAAGTGGAAATGGCTGCAGGCGTATCTGACAAGGCACGGTTTTGACTGGGATGCACCGCAAGTGAAACACTTGGATTTAAAATACCATAATGTGCGTCGGAATGAGAGTCTCTATTATACGCTCGAAAAGCGGGATGAGATTGAACGGATTGTTAGGGATGAGCAAATTCAGCATGCCGAACATTTTCCACCTGAACGTACACGAGCCAAATTCCGTGGTAAATTTATCAAGAAAGTAAACGAGGGCAAGGTCCTGTGTGGCGTCAATTGGAGTTATATTCAACTGTATGAGCCGTACCAGATCCTTTACCTTTCGACAGACCCTTTTAAACCCGAATTTGACGAAGCAAGTCGTACAATTTATTCAATTTAA
- a CDS encoding ubiquitin-like protein Pup produces the protein MSTEKQQEHLDRQVDETEDIQPNVEPGEIDEEFVEDLDALLDEIDEILEEDSQEFVENYIQRGGQ, from the coding sequence ATGTCAACTGAAAAGCAACAGGAACACCTTGATCGCCAAGTCGATGAGACCGAAGATATTCAACCTAATGTTGAACCCGGGGAAATCGACGAGGAATTTGTCGAGGATTTAGACGCACTTCTTGATGAAATTGATGAAATTTTGGAAGAAGATTCGCAAGAATTCGTCGAAAACTATATTCAGCGCGGAGGGCAGTAG
- the dop gene encoding depupylase/deamidase Dop — protein sequence MGTETEYGISVKNAREQDPVAASTLVVNAYKSCRGDLPSATTAVTWDYEQESPLMDARGFQAEVETPITEADTSSAVNDILVNGGRYYVDHAHPEYCTPECTNPRDLLLYEKAGELILEVSRLAAERLLLDNQEVIIYKNNTDYKGHSYGAHENYLMSRTVPFETIVDGLIPFLVTRIIITGSGKVGAENTTEPADYQISQRADFFEQEVGLSTMVNRPLINTRDEPHADDKLYRRLHVIVGDSNMSEFSIYLKVGITAIVLQLIEKGVVEDRFSLKDPVAAIKHISRDLSCKNQIELEDGKLRTPIEIQRAYLELAQQHLTPEERTPVVEDVLEKWKYVLDNLEIDPRRLGQYLDWIIKKKLLDAYRRRHGYQWDDSHLQMLDLQYHDIRPDKGLYIRLLKNGHVKRLLSHEEIVHAMHYPPVDTRAYFRGTCLRKFPKHIYSASWNSMIFVSKSGGLDKIMMDRPHFGTQRIVGELLNNCTAEELVKEIQGDASK from the coding sequence ATGGGAACAGAGACTGAGTATGGCATCTCAGTCAAAAATGCGCGCGAACAAGACCCGGTCGCTGCTTCGACTTTGGTCGTCAATGCATATAAAAGCTGCAGAGGCGATCTGCCGAGCGCAACGACTGCTGTCACTTGGGATTATGAACAAGAAAGTCCCTTGATGGACGCACGCGGGTTTCAGGCGGAAGTCGAAACACCAATCACCGAGGCGGATACGAGTAGTGCTGTCAACGACATTTTGGTAAACGGTGGACGCTATTATGTAGATCACGCCCATCCTGAATATTGCACGCCGGAATGCACCAATCCACGCGATCTGCTCCTATACGAGAAAGCAGGCGAATTAATATTGGAGGTCAGTAGACTCGCAGCTGAACGTCTTCTGCTTGACAACCAAGAAGTTATCATCTATAAAAATAATACGGATTACAAGGGGCATAGCTACGGGGCACATGAAAACTACCTGATGTCCCGAACAGTCCCTTTTGAAACCATCGTTGATGGGCTTATCCCGTTCCTGGTCACTCGCATTATAATTACGGGGAGCGGGAAAGTTGGCGCAGAAAATACAACTGAACCCGCGGATTATCAGATCTCCCAACGCGCTGATTTTTTTGAGCAAGAGGTCGGCTTGAGCACGATGGTGAATCGACCCCTGATTAACACACGCGATGAACCACATGCTGATGATAAACTCTATCGACGCTTACACGTTATCGTCGGCGACTCGAACATGTCTGAATTCAGCATCTATCTCAAGGTAGGTATTACCGCTATCGTACTTCAACTTATTGAGAAAGGCGTTGTTGAAGACCGCTTTAGTTTGAAAGACCCTGTTGCAGCTATAAAACATATCTCGCGAGATCTTTCCTGCAAGAATCAAATAGAACTCGAAGATGGAAAGTTACGAACCCCCATAGAGATCCAACGCGCATATCTTGAACTGGCACAACAGCATCTAACACCTGAAGAACGGACACCCGTAGTTGAGGATGTCCTTGAAAAATGGAAATATGTGCTCGATAACTTGGAAATCGATCCAAGGCGATTAGGTCAGTATCTCGATTGGATTATCAAAAAGAAATTGCTGGATGCCTACCGTAGACGGCACGGCTATCAATGGGACGATTCACATCTCCAGATGCTTGATTTGCAGTATCATGATATTCGTCCAGACAAAGGGCTTTACATCAGGCTCCTGAAAAATGGACATGTTAAGCGTTTACTGAGCCATGAAGAAATTGTACACGCCATGCACTATCCACCTGTGGATACGCGCGCATATTTTCGCGGTACCTGTTTACGGAAGTTTCCAAAGCACATTTACAGTGCAAGTTGGAACTCGATGATCTTTGTAAGTAAATCGGGTGGACTTGACAAAATTATGATGGATCGTCCCCACTTTGGGACACAACGGATCGTTGGCGAACTACTGAATAACTGTACAGCGGAGGAGCTCGTTAAGGAAATTCAAGGCGATGCTTCAAAATAA
- the arc gene encoding proteasome ATPase, with product MAIKRGNAKDSFEEQETFDVVWYQQQIRTLQGTIDMLQGELEGMRQQQRAIYIKDLESRLYEMQRELMTAHRRNKKLTGTLQEAKEKLQILKEKVEQLSAPPNNYGVFLGGNEDGSIDIDVSGRKWRVNLDPGLKAEDLSVGQEVIVNSGMNVVGIKPPERHGEVVKIKERVADELAIISLRTDEERVVRVAASLKDESLKTGDNVLLNHTTSMLMEKLPKREVEDLLLEEVPDIGYADIGGLDTQIEAIRDAIEMPYLYPKEYEEFNLSPPKGVLLYGPPGCGKTLIARAVASGIAERVRKQTGRAEVRGYFINIKGPELLNKYVGETERKIREIFQKARDKSREGFPVIIFFDEMDSLFRSRGMGISSDMESTLVPQFLAEIDGVENLRDVIVIGASNRQDLLDPAVLRPGRLDIKIKIDRPNMEGAKDIFAIYLTPNLPFAEETCQQFNGDTEAISKHFINEAANTMYAMTDENRFIEVTYARGERETLFFKDFVSGAMIENIVSRAKKAAIKRFIGSDGSEKGMCLDDLKAAIREEYQENEDLPNTTNPDDWAKISGRKGEKIVNIRALINEPTQEKKQNVRVTRGGTFL from the coding sequence ATGGCTATCAAAAGAGGAAATGCCAAAGATTCCTTTGAGGAACAAGAAACATTTGATGTCGTCTGGTATCAGCAACAGATCCGTACACTCCAAGGGACGATTGATATGCTTCAAGGTGAACTCGAAGGCATGCGGCAGCAGCAGCGCGCAATCTATATCAAAGACCTTGAAAGTCGGCTCTATGAGATGCAGCGTGAGTTGATGACAGCACACCGTCGGAACAAGAAGTTGACGGGGACTCTCCAAGAAGCGAAAGAGAAACTTCAGATCCTTAAGGAGAAAGTTGAACAACTCAGCGCGCCACCCAATAATTATGGAGTTTTCCTCGGCGGAAACGAAGACGGAAGCATCGATATTGATGTCAGCGGCAGAAAGTGGCGCGTCAATCTTGATCCGGGACTCAAGGCTGAAGACCTCTCTGTTGGGCAGGAAGTCATCGTCAATAGTGGAATGAATGTTGTCGGTATCAAACCTCCTGAAAGACACGGAGAGGTCGTCAAGATTAAGGAGCGAGTTGCGGATGAACTTGCTATCATCAGCCTTCGCACCGATGAAGAGCGCGTCGTTAGAGTCGCTGCCTCTCTTAAAGATGAGTCTTTGAAAACCGGAGATAATGTCCTCCTCAACCATACAACGAGCATGCTCATGGAAAAACTTCCCAAACGCGAAGTTGAGGACCTTCTCCTCGAAGAGGTACCGGATATCGGTTACGCCGACATCGGTGGACTTGATACACAGATAGAGGCGATTCGCGATGCGATAGAGATGCCATACCTTTATCCCAAGGAGTACGAAGAATTTAATCTTTCGCCACCCAAGGGGGTCCTTCTCTATGGACCGCCGGGATGTGGTAAAACCTTGATAGCCCGCGCGGTTGCCAGTGGTATCGCTGAACGCGTCCGAAAGCAAACGGGCAGGGCGGAAGTCCGCGGCTATTTCATTAATATCAAGGGACCCGAACTCCTGAATAAGTACGTCGGCGAAACCGAACGGAAAATCCGAGAAATCTTCCAAAAGGCGCGTGATAAGTCGAGGGAAGGGTTTCCGGTTATTATTTTCTTCGATGAAATGGATTCGCTCTTCCGATCCAGAGGCATGGGCATCTCATCGGATATGGAGTCAACGCTTGTACCGCAATTTCTTGCTGAAATTGATGGTGTTGAGAACCTAAGAGATGTGATTGTTATTGGCGCAAGCAACCGTCAGGATCTACTGGATCCCGCAGTTTTACGACCCGGTAGACTCGATATTAAAATTAAAATTGACCGACCCAATATGGAAGGTGCTAAAGATATCTTCGCTATATACCTGACCCCCAACCTCCCCTTTGCTGAGGAGACGTGTCAACAGTTTAATGGAGACACGGAGGCTATCTCGAAACATTTTATCAATGAAGCCGCAAATACGATGTACGCAATGACCGATGAGAACCGGTTCATCGAAGTAACTTACGCACGTGGAGAACGCGAAACCCTCTTTTTTAAGGATTTCGTCAGCGGTGCCATGATTGAGAATATCGTTTCACGCGCGAAAAAGGCGGCTATCAAACGGTTTATTGGTTCCGATGGGTCGGAGAAAGGGATGTGTCTTGATGACCTCAAGGCAGCTATCCGCGAAGAATACCAAGAAAACGAAGACTTACCTAATACCACCAATCCTGATGATTGGGCAAAAATTTCTGGGCGTAAAGGCGAAAAGATCGTCAACATTCGTGCATTAATTAATGAACCGACACAAGAGAAGAAACAAAATGTCCGTGTAACCCGCGGCGGCACTTTTCTTTAA